One part of the Sarcophilus harrisii chromosome 5, mSarHar1.11, whole genome shotgun sequence genome encodes these proteins:
- the LRRC3B gene encoding leucine-rich repeat-containing protein 3B isoform X1: MTFEVTSGFILMMLHALSFQNELSVFISPLFFSAGVCLRRRRGKKTLIHSWKPTEASAKARRHSFDLGWTLCHLCWDSNQITSIPNEIFKDLHQLRVLNLSKNGIEFIDEHAFKGVAETLQTLDLSDNRIQSVHKNAFNNLKARARIANNPWHCDCTLQQVLKSMASNHETANNVICKTSVLDEHAGRPFLNAANDADLCNLPKKTTDYAMLVTMFGWFTMVISYVVYYVRQNQEDARRHLEYLKSLPSRQKKADEADDISTVV; this comes from the exons ATGACCTTTGAGGTCACTTCTGGTTTTATATTGATGATGCTTCATGCTCTCTCTTTCCAAAATGAACTAAGTGTCTTtatctcccccctttttttttctgcaggCGTCTGTttaagaaggagaagagggaagaagacacTCATACATTCATGGAAGCCTACTGAGGCATCAGCTAAAGCAAGGAGGCATTCTTTTGACTTGGGCTGGACCCTTTGCCACCTTTGTTGGG ACTCCAACCAGATAACGTCCATCCCCAACGAGATTTTTAAGGACTTGCATCAGCTCCGAGTTCTCAATTTGTCCAAAAATGGCATCGAGTTTATAGATGAGCATGCCTTCAAGGGGGTGGCCGAGACACTCCAGACGCTGGACTTATCCGACAACCGCATTCAGAGTGTTCACAAAAATGCTTTCAACAACCTGAAGGCCAGGGCCAGGATCGCCAACAATCCCTGGCACTGTGACTGTACTTTGCAGCAGGTCCTGAAAAGCATGGCATCTAACCACGAGACAGCGAACAACGTCATCTGTAAGACTTCCGTGCTGGACGAACATGCCGGAAGGCCTTTCCTTAATGCTGCCAATGACGCTGACCTCTGTAACCTTCCCAAAAAGACCACAGACTATGCCATGCTGGTCACCATGTTTGGCTGGTTCACCATGGTGATCTCTTACGTGGTATATTATGTACGGCAGAATCAGGAGGATGCCAGGAGGCACCTAGAATACTTGAAATCCCTGCCAAGCAGGCAAAAGAAAGCAGACGAAGCTGACGACATTAGCACTGTGGTATAG
- the LRRC3B gene encoding leucine-rich repeat-containing protein 3B isoform X2, with translation MHLVDLWLTRSLSMCLLLQSFVLMILCFHSASMCPKGCLCSSSGGLNVTCSNANLKEIPRDLPPETVLLYLDSNQITSIPNEIFKDLHQLRVLNLSKNGIEFIDEHAFKGVAETLQTLDLSDNRIQSVHKNAFNNLKARARIANNPWHCDCTLQQVLKSMASNHETANNVICKTSVLDEHAGRPFLNAANDADLCNLPKKTTDYAMLVTMFGWFTMVISYVVYYVRQNQEDARRHLEYLKSLPSRQKKADEADDISTVV, from the coding sequence ATGCATTTGGTAGACCTGTGGTTAACTCGTTCCCTCTCCATGTGTCTCCTCCTACAAAGTTTTGTCCTTATGATACTGTGCTTTCATTCAGCCAGTATGTGTCCCAAAGGCTGTCTTTGTTCTTCCTCTGGAGGTTTAAATGTCACCTGTAGCAATGCGAACCTCAAGGAGATCCCCAGAGATCTTCCTCCTGAAACAGTTCTCCTTTACTTAGACTCCAACCAGATAACGTCCATCCCCAACGAGATTTTTAAGGACTTGCATCAGCTCCGAGTTCTCAATTTGTCCAAAAATGGCATCGAGTTTATAGATGAGCATGCCTTCAAGGGGGTGGCCGAGACACTCCAGACGCTGGACTTATCCGACAACCGCATTCAGAGTGTTCACAAAAATGCTTTCAACAACCTGAAGGCCAGGGCCAGGATCGCCAACAATCCCTGGCACTGTGACTGTACTTTGCAGCAGGTCCTGAAAAGCATGGCATCTAACCACGAGACAGCGAACAACGTCATCTGTAAGACTTCCGTGCTGGACGAACATGCCGGAAGGCCTTTCCTTAATGCTGCCAATGACGCTGACCTCTGTAACCTTCCCAAAAAGACCACAGACTATGCCATGCTGGTCACCATGTTTGGCTGGTTCACCATGGTGATCTCTTACGTGGTATATTATGTACGGCAGAATCAGGAGGATGCCAGGAGGCACCTAGAATACTTGAAATCCCTGCCAAGCAGGCAAAAGAAAGCAGACGAAGCTGACGACATTAGCACTGTGGTATAG